The Populus alba chromosome 6, ASM523922v2, whole genome shotgun sequence genome contains a region encoding:
- the LOC118030683 gene encoding F-box protein At5g51380, giving the protein MCASTPDQTGKLLKSQLSVVPRIVSFNKTMSKLGDDELALIISSVIDQNDRQSFSLVCKQWLNVEGQTRLSIRVFEPELLHKFLHRFPNLSTFESSKRITNNHLEFIANTCPKLEFLNLKQQSVESQKLDEFDDLLDFDDVGVLAIANGCCKLCKVLFRRRRRIGNVGVISLVKCAQSLSVLDLGRCSLINDSSLEAIGCMNSIRVLNLEGCSLVTDKGLSFLATGSPSRTLKRLVLAECDRLTDFGMSLLQGMCCLEELNLAECGPRVTDNGGMAVASIASLKRMNLSWLINVSDITLVAIAGNCRNLIALDLTGCEMITGAGIRALGYHECLESLVLASCYNICWDDVDMVLKCKSLRSIVLDKGLKMWMPMRMQENISRFCQLHWR; this is encoded by the coding sequence ATGTGTGCATCAACACCGGATCAGACAGGCAAGCTTCTAAAATCTCAACTCTCTGTAGTACCCCGAATAGTTTCATTCAATAAAACTATGTCAAAACTGGGTGATGATGAGTTAGCCTTAATTATCAGCTCGGTTATTGATCAGAATGACAGACAATCATTCTCTCTAGTATGCAAGCAATGGCTTAATGTAGAAGGCCAAACCCGTTTATCAATTCGCGTTTTTGAACCCGAATTACTCCATAAATTCTTGCACAGATTCCCAAATTTGTCAACTTTTGAGTCTTCAAAACGAATCACCAACAACCACCTTGAATTCATAGCCAATACATGTCCTAAACTTGAGTTTCTCAATCTCAAGCAACAATCAGTTGAAAGCCAAAAACTTGATGAGTTTGATGACTTATTAGATTTTGATGATGTTGGTGTTTTAGCTATTGCGAATGGCTGTTGCAAATTGTGTAAAGTGTTGTTTAGAAGGAGAAGGAGGATTGGGAATGTTGGGGTTATTAGTCTTGTCAAGTGTGCACAAAGTTTGAGTGTTTTAGATTTGGGGCGGTGTAGTTTGATAAACGATTCATCACTTGAAGCAATTGGGTGTATGAATTCGATTCGGGTTTTGAATTTAGAAGGTTGTTCTTTAGTTACTGACAAAGGTTTGTCCTTTTTGGCAACCGGGTCTCCTTCAAGGACATTAAAGAGGTTGGTTCTTGCAGAATGTGATAGACTTACTGATTTCGGGATGTCATTGTTGCAGGGAATGTGTTGTTTGGAGGAGTTGAATTTGGCTGAATGTGGGCCAAGAGTGACAGATAATGGAGGTATGGCAGTTGCCTCGATTGCTAGTCTTAAAAGAATGAATCTTTCATGGTTGATCAATGTGTCAGATATTACACTTGTTGCAATAGCTGGGAATTGTAGGAATTTGATAGCTCTTGATTTAACTGGGTGTGAGATGATTACTGGAGCTGGCATTCGTGCCCTTGGTTATCATGAGTGTTTGGAATCATTAGTGTTGGCTTCCTGTTACAACATTTGTTGGGATGATGTGGATATGGTGTTGAAATGCAAGTCATTGAGGTCCATTGTGCTTGATAAAGGACTGAAGATGTGGATGCCAATGAGGATGCAGGAAAACATTAGCAGGTTTTGTCAGCTGCATTGGAGATAA
- the LOC118030685 gene encoding probable transcriptional regulatory protein At2g25830, with amino-acid sequence MRGVGAILHRFSNGISLKCPTHSLSIQRSIFLGSMDALLSSNSSNSSSLLLLYEEKHRDSSGYQVNNVRKIWTFPPVCMGRRSCKIAGRKGAQDAKKAKLYCRIGKEVVSAVKKGGPNPESNAALAALIDKFKELDVPKEILERNIKRASEKGQEAFIEKIYEVYGLGGVSIVVEVSTDKIKRSVAVIREVVKDYGGKMADPGSVMFKFRRARVVNIKVTDADRDQLLGIALDAGAEDVIEPPTYEDDSDEDRSESYYKIVSPAENYAAILSKLREERISFETDNGSELLPITTIEVDDEAVELNKVLMSKLLELDDVDAVYTDQK; translated from the exons atgagaGGAGTAGGGGCGATTCTCCACAGGTTCTCAAATGGGATCTCTTTAAAATGTccaacacattcactttcaattCAAA GGAGTATTTTTCTCGGAAGCATGGATGCATTATTATCATCAAATAGCAGCAATTCCTCTAGTTTGTTATTGCTATATGAAGAGAAACACAGGGATAGTAGTGGTTATCAAGTCAATAATGTTAGAAAGATATGGACTTTCCCTCCTGTTTGTATGGGCAGGCGTTCTTGCAAAATTGCTGGCAGAAAG GGAGCTCAAGATGCAAAGAAGGCAAAATTGTATTGTAGGATTGGGAAGGAAGTTGTATCTGC TGTAAAGAAAGGTGGTCCAAATCCAGAATCAAATGCAGCTCTGGCTGCtttaattgataaattcaaGGAGCTTGATGTACCCAAGGAAATTTTGGAGCGCAATATCAAGAGGGCTTCTGAGAAGGGACAAGAGGCTTTCATTGAGAAAATTTATGAG GTATATGGTCTCGGTGGAGTTAGTATTGTAGTGGAGGTCTCgacagataaaataaaaagatccgTGGCAGTTATCAGAGAGGTGGTCAAGGACTATGGAGGAAAGATGGCGGATCCAGGAtctgtaatgttcaagtttagACGTGCCAGGGTTGTGAATATTAAAGTCACAGATGCTGATAGAGATCAGCTCCTTGGCATTGCATTAGACGCTGGTGCTGAGGATGTTATTGAACCTCCAACATATGAAGATGATTCTGATGAGGATAGGTCAGAAAG CTACTATAAAATTGTCAGTCCAGCAGAGAACTATGCAGCAATATTGTCAAAACTACGCGAGGAaagaataagttttgagactgaTAATGGCTCTGAGCTACTTCCCATAACAACTATTGAG GTAGATGATGAGGCAGTAGAGTTGAACAAAGTACTCATGTCTAAATTACTTGAACTTGATGATGTCGATGCTGTTTACACGGACCAGAAGTAA
- the LOC118030679 gene encoding protein NONRESPONDING TO OXYLIPINS 2, mitochondrial isoform X1, whose protein sequence is MASRYRSLSKPTFSLLKSTTNKPALQPKSTPSLLPARPSLTFSRPVPQLGAIQSLLPFHSAVSSARLTSCLSIDSRSSRSLSQGMLCSANPGV, encoded by the exons ATGGCGTCTCGCTACAGGTCTCTCTCCAAACcaactttctctcttctcaaaTCCACCACCAACAAACCCGCCCTTCAACCCAAATCCACACCTTCTCTTCTCCCTGCTCGCCCTTCCCTCACATTTTCAAG GCCAGTTCCTCAATTGGGTGCTATTCAATCTCTGCTTCCATTTCACTCGGCTGTCTCTTCAGCTAGGCTCACGTCATGCCTTAGCATTGATTCAAGGAGCTCACGGTCGTTGTCTCAGGGTATGCTCTGCAGTGCGAACCCTGGAGTTTGA
- the LOC118030682 gene encoding protein unc-13 homolog, with product MASLFRDLSLGHSKRESPPLKPPLKPQQLSIMPPKPTITTADLDSPLGQLATQLTDPDLRSTAYEIFVAVCRTSSGKPLTYTPNPSNSDSTTNHSNHSPNSPALQRSLTSAAASKMKKALGLKSPGSGSKKSPGSGSSSGSGQGKVRRALTVGELMRAQMRVSETVDSRIRRALLRIAAGQVGRRIESVVLPLELLQQLKLSDFTDQQEYEVWQKRTMKVLEAGLLLHPHVPLDRSNPTSQRLRQIIQGAMDRPIETGKNNESMQVLRSAVMSLASRSDGSLSEICHWADGIPLNLRLYEMLLQACFDVNDETSVIDEIDELMEHIKKTWTILGMNQMLHNLCFTWVLFHRFVATGQAETDLLDAADGQLAEVARDAKTTKDPQYSKILSSTLSSILGWAEKRLLAYHDTFDSRNVETMQGIVSLGVSAAKILVEDISNEYRRKRKGEVDVVRTRIDTYIRSSLRTAFAQRMEKADSSRRASKNQPNPLPVLAILAKDVGELAVNEKQVFSPILKRWHPFSAGVAVATLHACYGNEIKQFISGIAELTPDAVQVLRAADKLEKDLVQIAVEDSVDSDDGGKAIIREMPPYEAEAAIADLVKAWIKARLDRLKEWVDRNLQQEVWNPQANQEGYAPSAVEVLRIIDETLDAYFQLPIPMHPVLLPDLMTGLDRCLQYYATKAKSGCGSRNTYVPTMPALTRCTMESKFAWKKKEKSANSQKRNSQVATMNGDNSFGVPQLCVRINTLHRIRSELDVLEKRIITHLRNSESAHAEDFSNGLAKKFELTPAACIEGVQALSEAVAYKIVFHDLSHVFWDGLYVGEPSSSRIEPFIQEVERNLLIISNIIHERVRPRVVTDIMRASFDGFLLVLLAGGPSRAFMCQDSQIIEDDFKSLKDLFWANGDGLPTDLIDKFSTTVRSILPLFRTDTESLIERYRRVTLETYGSSAKSKLPLPPTSGQWNPTDPNTLLRMLCYRNDEAASRYLKKTYNLPKKL from the exons atggCTTCTCTCTTTAGAGACCTCTCATTAGGCCACTCGAAGAGAGAGTCACCACCGCTAAAACCACCGCTAAAACCACAGCAATTATCCATAATGCCCCCTAAACCCACTATCACCACCGCTGATCTCGACTCGCCACTGGGTCAACTCGCTACCCAACTCACCGATCCCGACCTCCGATCCACCGCGTACGAGATCTTCGTCGCCGTGTGCCGTACTTCCTCTGGAAAGCCCTTAACTTACACCCCCAACCCGTCCAATTCTGACTCAACCACGAACCACTCGAATCACTCCCCTAACTCGCCTGCTTTACAACGCTCACTCACCTCTGCTGCTGCTAGCAAGATGAAGAAAGCTCTAGGGCTGAAGTCTCCTGGTTCGGGCTCTAAGAAGAGTCCTGGGTCGGGTTCGAGTTCTGGGTCGGGTCAGGGGAAGGTGAGGAGAGCTTTGACTGTTGGTGAGTTGATGCGGGCTCAAATGCGGGTCAGTGAAACTGTGGATTCTAGGATAAGAAGGGCTTTACTGAGGATTGCTGCTGGTCAG GTTGGAAGGCGAATTGAGTCAGTTGTTCTTCCGCTGGAGCTACTGCAGCAGCTCAAGCTTTCGGATTTTACTGATCAAcaagaatatgaagtgtggcAGAAGAGAACCATGAAAGTTCTTGAGGCTGGACTACTTTTGCATCCTCATGTGCCACTTGATAGGTCAAATCCTACTTCACAGCGGCTGCGGCAAATTATTCAAGGAGCTATGGATAGGCCTATAGAGACTGGAAAGAACAATGAGTCTATGCAAGTGCTTCGCAGTGCTGTTATGTCCTTAGCTAGTAGATCTGACGGGTCACTCTCAGAGATATGCCACTGGGCTGACGGGATTCCATTGAACCTTCGACTCTATGAAATGCTTTTACAAGCCTGCTTTGATGTTAATGATGAAACATCTgtaattgatgaaattgatgAACTCATGGAACACATAAAGAAGACTTGGACAATCCTGGGAATGAATCAAATGCTCCACAATCTTTGCTTCACATGGGTTTTATTTCACCGCTTCGTTGCAACTGGCCAAGCAGAAACGGATCTGCTGGATGCAGCTGATGGTCAGCTAGCAGAAGTTGCAAGAGATGCAAAGACAACAAAGGATCCACAATACTCCAAGATTTTGAGTTCTACATTGAGTTCAATTTTGGGATGGGCTGAGAAAAGGCTTCTCGCATATCATGACACTTTTGACAGCAGGAATGTTGAGACCATGCAGGGAATTGTTTCTCTGGGGGTGTCGGCAGCCAAGATTTTGGTTGAGGATATATCTAATGAGTATCGCAGAAAGAGAAAAGGTGAAGTGGATGTGGTTCGTACCAGGATTGATACATATATCAGATCCTCACTGCGCACTGCTTTTGCTCAA AGAATGGAGAAAGCAGACTCAAGCCGGAGAGCATCCAAAAACCAGCCAAATCCTCTTCCTGTTCTTGCCATCCTTGCAAAGGATGTTGGTGAGTTGGCAGTCAACGAGAAGCAAGTATTTAGTCCGATACTGAAAAGATGGCATCCTTTCTCAGCTGGTGTTGCTGTGGCCACGCTTCATGCTTGCTATGGAAATGAGATAAAACAATTCATATCTGGTATAGCGGAATTAACACCAGATGCAGTACAAGTGCTTAGAGCTGCAGATAAGCTGGAGAAAGATCTTGTGCAGATTGCTGTAGAAGATTCAGTGGACAGCGATGATGGTGGGAAGGCAATAATCCGTGAAATGCCTCCTTATGAAGCTGAAGCTGCAATTGCTGATCTGGTAAAAGCATGGATCAAAGCAAGACTAGACAGGCTCAAGGAATGGGTCGACAGGAATTTGCAACAAGAG GTCTGGAACCCGCAGGCAAATCAAGAAGGATATGCTCCCTCTGCTGTTGAAGTTTTGCGGATTATTGATGAAACTTTGGATGCATATTTTCAGCTGCCAATACCAATGCATCCTGTGTTGCTACCTGATTTGATGACTGGCCTTGACAGATGTCTTCAGTATTATGCAACTAAGGCAAAATCTGGCTGCG GATCACGGAATACATATGTTCCTACTATGCCAGCATTGACCAGATGTACTATGGAATCAAAGTTTGcatggaagaagaaagagaagtcAGCAAACTCTCAAAAGAGGAATTCTCAGGTTGCAACAATGAATGGGGACAATTCTTTTGGGGTTCCTCAGTTATGTGTTCGTATAAATACTTTGCACAGAATCCGATCAGAGTTGGATGTTTTAGAGAAGAGAATAATAACCCATTTGAGGAACTCAGAATCTGCACATGCAGAAGACTTTTCTAATGGTTTGGCAAAGAAGTTTGAATTGACACCAGCTGCTTGTATAGAAGGAGTTCAAGCACTCAGCGAGGCAGTTGCTTACAAAATCGTTTTCCATGACTTGAGTCATGTTTTCTGGGATGGTTTGTATGTTGGAGAGCCATCATCTTCTAGGATTGAACCTTTTATCCAGGAGGTTGAGCGGAATTTGCTGATCATTTCAAACATCATACATGAAAGAGTTCGTCCACGTGTTGTTACTGACATAATGAGAGCTTCCTTTGATGGATTTTTGCTTGTTCTGCTTGCGGGAGGCCCTTCTCGTGCTTTCATGTGTCAGGACTCTCAGATAATAGAGGATGATTTCAAATCCCTTAAAGATCTATTTTGGGCCAACGGGGATGGCCTGCCTACTGATTTGATAGATAAGTTTTCAACTACAGTCAGAAGTATCCTTCCCCTTTTCCGAACAGATACAGAGAGTCTCATTGAGCGTTACAGACGGGTGACCTTGGAGACATATGGCTCTTCTGCCAAGTCTAAACTTCCATTACCTCCAACTTCAGGACAGTGGAATCCTACTGACCCAAACACACTTCTTCGTATGTTGTGTTATAGGAACGATGAAGCAGCATCGAGATATCTTAAGAAGACTTACAATCTGCCCAAGAAACTGTAA
- the LOC118030680 gene encoding uncharacterized protein, translated as MWGVSKNPSQLSNKKQEKGGLAESFRPENFIPGLIIGFIFGLFLDLSNPSKNQTKKKNFLPGKSQQQCLEDGDKELKMVFVVRQDLKMGAGKIASQCAHAATGMYAEMIYSHRILLRQWEQSGQPKIVVTCKNQQEMNKIREAAENIGLPTFVVADAGRTQVSAGSKTVLAVGPGPKESVDSVTGKLRLL; from the exons ATGTGGGGTGTGTCGAAAAACCCATCTCAGCTTTCAAACAAG AAGCAGGAAAAAGGAGGTTTAGCAGAGAGTTTTAGGCCAGAAAACTTCATTCCGGGCCTTATCATTGGTTTCATTTTTGGCTTGTTTTTGGATTTGTCGAACccttcaaaaaatcaaacaaagaagaagaattttttgCCTGGAAAGTCCCAGCAGCAATGTCTGGAAGATGGTGACAAAGAGCTTAAAATG GTTTTTGTAGTCAGACAAGACCTGAAGATGGGTGCTGGTAAAATTGCATCTCAGTGTGCAC ATGCTGCCACTGGCATGTATGCAGAGATGATTTACAG CCACCGGATTCTCTTGAGACAATGGGAGCAATCTGGACAGCCCAAAATAGTTGTTACATGCAAGAATCAACAAGAAAT GAACAAGATAAGAGAAGCAGCTGAGAACATTGGCCTTCCAACTTTTGTTGTTGCTGATGCTGGACGAACACAG GTTTCAGCTGGGTCAAAGACTGTTCTTGCTGTTGGACCTG GGCCAAAAGAATCAGTTGATTCAGTTACAGGAAAACTGCGGCTCCTCTAA
- the LOC118030681 gene encoding uncharacterized protein, which translates to MESVGSDSSSTSSPDSNYRHRNRLHLRLKPSQPVADRIVRAIRHRLRLLHRSEANFFILGATGNVYTVTLSATPTCSCPDRTTPCKHILFVLIRVLGVSLDDACLRRRNLRTCQLNHLLGTPTLPEALAGFSVRERFHQLFFQTRHGVLRPRVEVEDGTTCPICLEEMEKGEKVAACGTCRNVIHAECLMKWKRSKGRRAASCVICRARWRDRNDEERYLNLAAYVGEDDMAEDGVGICVG; encoded by the coding sequence ATGGAATCTGTTGGCTCTGATAGTTCATCTACATCCTCACCTGACTCCAACTACCGCCACCGCAACCGTCTTCATCTACGGCTTAAGCCAAGCCAACCGGTGGCAGACCGCATTGTTCGAGCCATCCGTCACCGTCTTCGCCTTCTCCATCGATCAGAAGCCAACTTTTTTATCTTGGGTGCCACAGGGAATGTCTACACCGTGACCTTAAGTGCTACCCCTACGTGCTCATGCCCTGATCGTACAACACCATGCAAgcatatattatttgttttgattcgTGTACTGGGTGTCTCTCTTGATGATGCATGTCTTCGAAGGAGGAATCTTAGGACTTGCCAGCTTAATCACCTGCTTGGGACTCCTACCTTGCCAGAGGCGCTGGCAGGGTTTAGCGTTCGTGAGAGATTCCATCAGTTGTTCTTTCAGACAAGGCATGGCGTTTTGAGACCTCGTGTTGAGGTTGAAGACGGGACAACGTGTCCGATTTGTCTTGAAGAGATGGAGAAGGGAGAGAAAGTGGCGGCTTGTGGAACATGCAGGAATGTTATTCATGCAGAATGCTTGATGAAGTGGAAGAGGAGTAAGGGGAGGAGGGCAGCTAGCTGTGTGATTTGTCGAGCAAGGTGGAGAGACAGAAATGATGAAGAAAGGTATCTGAATTTGGCAGCTTATGTTGGGGAGGATGATATGGCTGAAGATGGTGTAGGTATTTGTGTCGGCTAA
- the LOC118030684 gene encoding carotenoid cleavage dioxygenase 8 homolog B, chloroplastic: MASLAFSASIGRFISPSNAMVSDKFESRREGFSLGKGTFARKRDPRDSMVPKVATRAPTVFPSLEKELAGDRNHVAWTSVRQERYEGELAVQGEIPLWLSGTYLRNGPGMWHVGDYNFRHLFDGYATLVRLHFENGRLIAAHRQIESEAYKAAKKNNKLCYREFSEVPKPDNFLSYVGELANLFSGASLTDNANTGVVKLGDGRVVCLTETQKGSIVVDPNTLDTLGRFEYSDSLGGLIHSAHPIVTDTEFLTLLPDLFRPGYLVVRMEPGSNERKVLGRVDCRGGPAPGWVHSFPVTEHYVIVPEMPLRYCAQNLLRAEPTPLYKFEWHPESKGFMHVMCKASGKIVASVEVPLFVTFHFINAYEEKDEDGRVTAVIADCCEHNADTTILEKLRLQNLRSFMGEDVLPDARVGRFIIPLDGSRHGKLEAALDPEEHGKGMDMCSINPTYLGKKYRYAYACGAQRPCNFPNTLTKIDLLEKKAKNWHEEGAVPSEPFFVARPGATEEDDGVVISMISEKNGDGYALLLDGSTFEEIARGKFPYGLPYGLHGCWVPKK; this comes from the exons ATGGCTTCCTTGGCATTTTCCGCTAGTATTGGTCGCTTTATTTCACCATCAAATGCAATGGTTTCTGATAAATTTGAGAGCAGAAGAGAAGGGTTTTCCCTAGGCAAGGGTACTTTTGCAAGAAAACGTGACCCTCGGGACTCAATGGTCCCGAAAGTTGCAACCCGAGCACCAACTGTGTTTCCATCACTGGAGAAGGAACTTGCTGGTGACCGGAATCATGTTGCATGGACAAGTGTCCGGCAAGAAAGATACGAAGGAGAGCTTGCTGTTCAAGGAGAAATTCCACTGTGGCTG AGTGGAACGTATCTTAGAAATGGTCCGGGCATGTGGCACGTAGGGGACTACAACTTCCGGCACCTTTTCGATGGCTATGCCACATTAGTCAGACTCCACTTTGAAAATGGTCGATTAATCGCCGCCCACCGCCAAATCGAATCGGAGGCTTACAAGGCGGCAAAGAAGAATAACAAACTATGTTACCGTGAATTTTCTGAGGTCCCAAAGCCTGACAATTTCCTGTCCTACGTAGGGGAACTGGCTAACCTCTTCTCCGGAGCATCATTGACCGATAACGCTAACACTGGCGTGGTCAAGCTCGGTGATGGACGTGTGGTTTGCCTAACTGAAACACAGAAAGGGTCAATAGTTGTTGATCCAAACACGTTGGACACGTTAGGGAGATTTGAATATAGCGATTCACTAGGGGGTCTAATACATTCGGCACATCCAATAGTGACAGACACTGAGTTCTTAACCTTGTTGCCTGATTTGTTCAGGCCCGGATACTTGGTGGTGAGGATGGAGCCTGGAAGTAACGAGAGGAAAGTACTCGGACGGGTGGATTGTCGTGGAGGTCCTGCTCCGGGATGGGTCCACTCGTTTCCGGTTACTGAACACTATGTGATAGTGCCAGAAATGCCGTTGAGATACTGTGCACAAAATTTGCTAAGAGCTGAGCCCACACCATTGTACAAGTTTGAGTGGCACCCGGAATCCAAAGGGTTTATGCATGTTATGTGTAAAGCTAGTGGCAAGATT GTGGCAAGTGTGGAAGTGCCTCTATTTGTAACGTTCCATTTCATCAATGCTTATGAAGAGAAAGATGAAGATGGGAGGGTGACTGCCGTCATTGCCGATTGTTGTGAGCATAATGCGGACACGACTATCTTAGAGAAGCTCCGTCTACAAAATCTACGGTCTTTCATGGGTGAAGATGTCCTACCAGATGCTAG GGTCGGGAGGTTCATAATTCCTTTGGACGGGAGTCGACATGGGAAATTGGAGGCAGCATTGGACCCAGAAGAGCATGGGAAAGGAATGGACATGTGCAGCATTAACCCTACATATTTGGGCAAAAAATACAGATATGCTTATGCTTGTGGAGCACAACGCCCTTGTAACTTCCCCAACACCCTCACTAAG ATTGACTTGCTCGAGAAGAAGGCAAAGAATTGGCATGAAGAGGGTGCTGTGCCCTCGGAACCATTTTTTGTGGCTCGCCCAGGTGCTACAGAAGAGGATGATG GTGTGGTGATCTCCATGATCAGTGAGAAAAATGGAGATGGATATGCACTGTTATTAGATGGATCAACATTTGAAGAGATTGCAAGAGGAAAGTTCCCTTACGGTCTACCATATGGATTACATGGATGCTGGGTgccaaagaaataa
- the LOC118030679 gene encoding protein NONRESPONDING TO OXYLIPINS 2, mitochondrial isoform X2, translating to MASRYRSLSKPTFSLLKSTTNKPALQPKSTPSLLPARPSLTFSRPVPQLGAIQSLLPFHSAVSSARLTSCLSIDSRSSRSLSQELGLSVPR from the exons ATGGCGTCTCGCTACAGGTCTCTCTCCAAACcaactttctctcttctcaaaTCCACCACCAACAAACCCGCCCTTCAACCCAAATCCACACCTTCTCTTCTCCCTGCTCGCCCTTCCCTCACATTTTCAAG GCCAGTTCCTCAATTGGGTGCTATTCAATCTCTGCTTCCATTTCACTCGGCTGTCTCTTCAGCTAGGCTCACGTCATGCCTTAGCATTGATTCAAGGAGCTCACGGTCGTTGTCTCAGG